In Neodiprion pinetum isolate iyNeoPine1 chromosome 6, iyNeoPine1.2, whole genome shotgun sequence, one genomic interval encodes:
- the LOC124222350 gene encoding ubiquitin carboxyl-terminal hydrolase 8 isoform X1: protein MIGCYMKCYGCVEVREQNAAWNPTVTMPSTVPTCPLHCATCFEDLTSQAEVKFEKKNPKMVCKSLGKLLDEGKKHRLTGDDEMAYIVYMRWIHCIRWLQKTPDFTENKDFLKPYVSGSKVKEILSLLEEIADRLKNRYKVKRLEENTKQILNTVEKVIIESDHMNDDDLLNEVGDIELNLPDTPTDDPDTKLTETSITCMEMFQEMQKLVDRIIIIDIRPRGDFQNSHIRSDQCINIPTDLIKTGILATDLFKQLNGDERTCRVIRHRAREYCDLIVLLDWQSTKASLQSTNQLNVLRNILLDWDPGVAYKRIVVLHGGYKEWLTCFPTFTTNPGVMPPDIEDDSMAGILEEVEYPEWNQSDEDQPMSEIKVKQIPARSLKPMLNEKKDSQIRYSNTLDNRNSDRVNTLYSNKKNSKYSATLTGTLKIQADPIDDQPKAIILPKKIAEISHPSGLRVSQNDEVQSIIIESAESNVKKPTVDRSSKPNIEKTYDLDSEKVLNLLRFKRDTVNTQLKLAKKKLLLESQLVRRDNDDVSTQLETETSKQTLTINEAMIEKMKQISSIKEALDRCKRDGIKVNPKHHDEEVRLELDIGVAEQEAQYLAIEQRVLVSERDKKLEENEEMKRKNMSTPPTAIEKDTKKTPLKQDGQIRNSALKRSYSSPNLVKLETRNESATRGLDCKTPQVDRTSKPLVQHQHKNNIMNNTFINTQPLRRDREQRMNPVFGNMHPGITGLKNLGNSCYMNSIIQCLSNTTSLARYFIHGLYTDDLNTKNKKTQGQVVEEVAQVIKALWCGHYRSISPRDLKVAIGQYKMQFESYEQQDSHEFLTFLLDWMHNDLKTKAKPEVDRLISNADKEWDKALDGQTSIISQLFFGQLRSTISCATCGNSSTTYESFNSLTLSLPDTNRCTLDDCIRKYVSGQRVSGWRCPSCKTARDATKKFDFVKLAPIIVIHLNRFGETGGWIQKINTAVDFPLVSLDLRSYVAYDSGSNITTPNSYQQTYNLYAVSNHYGTMDGGHYTAYCNSASQNKWYKYDDHTVREVPPSEVKSQTASAYLLFYTSVRNSPYIGLAKLIIHRSMYNNLQKNKNCGYWVFNGTEKKCPQSQYERVILP from the exons ATGATCGGATGCTACATGAAATGCTACGGATGTGTTGAGGTCCGTGAACAGAATGCTGCCTGG aATCCTACAGTGACAATGCCAAGTACTGTACCCACTTGTCCGCTTCATTGTGCCACATGTTTCGAAGATTTAACGAGCCAAGCAGAAgttaaattcgaaaaaaaaaatcctaagaTGGTATGCAAATCTTTGGGAAAATTACTGGATGAAGGAAAGAAACACAGATTGACTGGAGATGATGAAATGGCTTATATAGTTTATATGCGATGGATTCACTGCATTCGCTGGCTCCAAAAAACGCCTGATTTTACAGAAAACAAAGATTTTCTCAAGCCTTATGTTTCGGGGTCTAAG GTAAAGGAGATACTAAGTCTTTTGGAGGAAATTGCTGACAGATTGAAAAACAGGTATAAGGTGAAACGATTGGAAGAGAATACTAAACAGATACTGAATACTGTTGAAAAGGTGATAATTGAAAGCGATCACATGAACGATGATGATTTGTTAAATGAAGTTGGGGATATCGAGCTGAATTTACCCGACACACCGACGGATGACCCAGATACCAAACTGACTGAAACGTCGATAACATGCATGGAGATGTTTCAAGAAATGCAAAAACTGGTTgatcgaataataataattgatattagACCGCGAggagattttcaaaattcacatatCAGAAGCGATCAATGCATAAACATTCCAACTGACCTAATAAAGACTGG AATACTAGCTACCGATCTTTTTAAACAATTGAACGGGGATGAGAGAACATGTCGAGTTATTCGGCACAGAGCTCGGGAATACTGCGATCTGATAGTATTGTTAGATTGGCAGTCCACTAAAGCCTCGTTACAATCAACCAATCAATTGAACGTGCTGAGGAATATACTGCTTGATTGGGATCCAGGTGTAGCTTATAAGAGGATAGTTGTGCTGCACGGAGGATACAAAGAATGGTTAACTTGTTTCCCTACATTTACAACAAATCCTGGTGTAATGCCCCCTGATATTGAAGATGACAGCATGGCAGGAATCTTGGAGGAAGTTGAATACCCAGAGTGGAACCAATCGGACGAAGACCAACCAATGTCAGAAATAAAGGTTAAGCAGATTCCGGCGAGGAGTTTGAAACCTATGTTAAATGAGAAGAAAGATTCGCAAATTAGATATTCCAATACTTTGGATAATCGAAATAGTGATCGAGTAAATACTTTATACAGCAATAAAAAGAACAGCAAATACTCTGCTACACTGACTGGCACATTAAAAATCCAAGCAGACCCTATCGATGATCAGCCAAAAGCTataattttaccaaaaaagatTGCAGAAATTTCGCATCCAAGCGGTTTACGAGTCAGCCAGAATGATGAAGTAcaaagtataataattgaatctgCAGAAAGCAACGTTAAAAAACCAACAGTCGATCGCAGTAGTAAACCTAACATTGAAAAAACCTATGATTTGGACTCCGAGAAGGTGCTAAACTTATTAAGGTTCAAACGTGATACAGTAAACACTCAGTTgaaattggcaaaaaaaaagttattgttGGAGAGTCAGTTAGTTCGTAGAGATAATGACGATGTTAGCACGCAACTGGAGACTGAAACATCGAAACAAACCCTAACCATAAATGAGGCtatgattgaaaaa ATGAAACAAATCTCAAGTATTAAAGAAGCATTAGACAGATGCAAACGGGATGGAATCAAAGTGAACCCTAAACATCACGACGAAGAAGTTAGACTTGAGCTTGATATTGGCGTTGCTGAGCAGGAAGCCCAATATCTGGCCATTGAGCAAAGAGTACTTGTAAGCGAACGGGATAA AAAGcttgaagaaaatgaagaaatgaaacgaaaaaatatgtCTACTCCACCAACTGCTATTGAAAAGGATACGAAAAAAACCCCATTAAAACAGGATGGACAGATAAGGAACAGTGCTCTTAAACGATCATATTCTAGTCCAAACCTCGTGAAG TTGGAAACTCGTAATGAGTCGGCGACCCGAGGTCTTGACTGTAAAACACCGCAAGTGGACAGAACATCAAAGCCTCTGGTACAACATcaacataaaaataatattatgaaCAATACCTTTATCAACACTCAACCTCTGAGAAGGGATCGGGAACAGAGGATGAATCCAGTGTTCGGAAACATG CATCCTGGTATAACTGGACTCAAAAACCTTGGAAACTCTTGCTACATGAACAGTATAATTCAGTGCCTGAGTAACACGACTAGCTTGGCAAGATATTTCATCCACGGACTTTATACCGACGATTTaaatacaaaaaacaaaaagaccCAAGGCCAAGTTGTTGAAGAAGTCGCGCAAGTGATCAAAGCGCTTTGGTGTGGTCATTATCGAAGTATATCACCCAGGGATCTCAAG gtAGCAATTGGGCAGTACAAAATGCAGTTCGAGAGTTATGAACAACAAGATTCTCACGAATTTTTAACATTCCTGTTAGACTGGATGCATAACGATCTCAAAACG AAGGCAAAACCGGAAGTAGATCGCCTGATTAGTAACGCAGACAAGGAATGGGATAAAGCTCTGGATGGTCAAACTTCTATAATATCTCAATTGTTTTTCGGTCAACTCAGATCCACCATCAGCTGTGCTACATGTGGAAACAGCAGCACAACCTATGAAAGTTTCAACAGTCTGACATTATCTCTTCCAGACACCAATCGATGTACTCTAGAT GACTGCATAAGGAAGTATGTAAGCGGACAACGAGTTTCAGGATGGAGATGTCCAAGCTGTAAAACTGCAAGAGACGCGACAAAAAAGTTTGACTTTGTTAAACTGGCACCGATAATAGTAATTCACCTAAATAGGTTTGGCGAGACTGGTGGAtggatacaaaaaataaatactgcGGTCGATTTCCCCCTTGTTTCACTTGATCTAAGGAGTTATGTGGCATACGATTCTGGAAGTAACATTACTACGCCAAACTCTTATCAACAAACTTACAATTTGTATGCGGTTTCGAATCATTATGGAACTATGGATGGTGGCCATTACACTGCCTACTGTAACAGCGCTTCGCAAAATAA ATGGTATAAATACGATGATCATACTGTGCGAGAGGTACCGCCGAGTGAGGTGAAATCACAAACTGCAAGTGCTTACTTACTCTTCTACACATCTGTTCGAAATTCACCTTACATAG GTCTAGCAAAACTCATAATCCACAGAAGTATGTACAATAAcctacaaaaaaataagaattgcGGGTATTGGGTATTTAAtggaactgaaaaaaaatgtccacaGTCTCAATACGAACGGGTTATCTTACCATAG
- the LOC124222350 gene encoding ubiquitin carboxyl-terminal hydrolase 8 isoform X3, giving the protein MIGCYMKCYGCVEVREQNAAWNPTVTMPSTVPTCPLHCATCFEDLTSQAEVKFEKKNPKMVCKSLGKLLDEGKKHRLTGDDEMAYIVYMRWIHCIRWLQKTPDFTENKDFLKPYVSGSKVKEILSLLEEIADRLKNRYKVKRLEENTKQILNTVEKVIIESDHMNDDDLLNEVGDIELNLPDTPTDDPDTKLTETSITCMEMFQEMQKLVDRIIIIDIRPRGDFQNSHIRSDQCINIPTDLIKTGILATDLFKQLNGDERTCRVIRHRAREYCDLIVLLDWQSTKASLQSTNQLNVLRNILLDWDPGVAYKRIVVLHGGYKEWLTCFPTFTTNPGVMPPDIEDDSMAGILEEVEYPEWNQSDEDQPMSEIKVKQIPARSLKPMLNEKKDSQIRYSNTLDNRNSDRVNTLYSNKKNSKYSATLTGTLKIQADPIDDQPKAIILPKKIAEISHPSGLRVSQNDEVQSIIIESAESNVKKPTVDRSSKPNIEKTYDLDSEKVLNLLRFKRDTVNTQLKLAKKKLLLESQLVRRDNDDVSTQLETETSKQTLTINEAMIEKMKQISSIKEALDRCKRDGIKVNPKHHDEEVRLELDIGVAEQEAQYLAIEQRVLVSERDKKLEENEEMKRKNMSTPPTAIEKDTKKTPLKQDGQIRNSALKRSYSSPNLVKLETRNESATRGLDCKTPQVDRTSKPLVQHQHKNNIMNNTFINTQPLRRDREQRMNPVFGNMHPGITGLKNLGNSCYMNSIIQCLSNTTSLARYFIHGLYTDDLNTKNKKTQGQVVEEVAQVIKALWCGHYRSISPRDLKVAIGQYKMQFESYEQQDSHEFLTFLLDWMHNDLKTKAKPEVDRLISNADKEWDKALDGQTSIISQLFFGQLRSTISCATCGNSSTTYESFNSLTLSLPDTNRCTLDDCIRKYVSGQRVSGWRCPSCKTARDATKKFDFVKLAPIIVIHLNRFGETGGWIQKINTAVDFPLVSLDLRSYVAYDSGSNITTPNSYQQTYNLYAVSNHYGTMDGGHYTAYCNSASQNKWYKYDDHTVREVPPSEVKSQTASAYLLFYTSVRNSPYIGM; this is encoded by the exons ATGATCGGATGCTACATGAAATGCTACGGATGTGTTGAGGTCCGTGAACAGAATGCTGCCTGG aATCCTACAGTGACAATGCCAAGTACTGTACCCACTTGTCCGCTTCATTGTGCCACATGTTTCGAAGATTTAACGAGCCAAGCAGAAgttaaattcgaaaaaaaaaatcctaagaTGGTATGCAAATCTTTGGGAAAATTACTGGATGAAGGAAAGAAACACAGATTGACTGGAGATGATGAAATGGCTTATATAGTTTATATGCGATGGATTCACTGCATTCGCTGGCTCCAAAAAACGCCTGATTTTACAGAAAACAAAGATTTTCTCAAGCCTTATGTTTCGGGGTCTAAG GTAAAGGAGATACTAAGTCTTTTGGAGGAAATTGCTGACAGATTGAAAAACAGGTATAAGGTGAAACGATTGGAAGAGAATACTAAACAGATACTGAATACTGTTGAAAAGGTGATAATTGAAAGCGATCACATGAACGATGATGATTTGTTAAATGAAGTTGGGGATATCGAGCTGAATTTACCCGACACACCGACGGATGACCCAGATACCAAACTGACTGAAACGTCGATAACATGCATGGAGATGTTTCAAGAAATGCAAAAACTGGTTgatcgaataataataattgatattagACCGCGAggagattttcaaaattcacatatCAGAAGCGATCAATGCATAAACATTCCAACTGACCTAATAAAGACTGG AATACTAGCTACCGATCTTTTTAAACAATTGAACGGGGATGAGAGAACATGTCGAGTTATTCGGCACAGAGCTCGGGAATACTGCGATCTGATAGTATTGTTAGATTGGCAGTCCACTAAAGCCTCGTTACAATCAACCAATCAATTGAACGTGCTGAGGAATATACTGCTTGATTGGGATCCAGGTGTAGCTTATAAGAGGATAGTTGTGCTGCACGGAGGATACAAAGAATGGTTAACTTGTTTCCCTACATTTACAACAAATCCTGGTGTAATGCCCCCTGATATTGAAGATGACAGCATGGCAGGAATCTTGGAGGAAGTTGAATACCCAGAGTGGAACCAATCGGACGAAGACCAACCAATGTCAGAAATAAAGGTTAAGCAGATTCCGGCGAGGAGTTTGAAACCTATGTTAAATGAGAAGAAAGATTCGCAAATTAGATATTCCAATACTTTGGATAATCGAAATAGTGATCGAGTAAATACTTTATACAGCAATAAAAAGAACAGCAAATACTCTGCTACACTGACTGGCACATTAAAAATCCAAGCAGACCCTATCGATGATCAGCCAAAAGCTataattttaccaaaaaagatTGCAGAAATTTCGCATCCAAGCGGTTTACGAGTCAGCCAGAATGATGAAGTAcaaagtataataattgaatctgCAGAAAGCAACGTTAAAAAACCAACAGTCGATCGCAGTAGTAAACCTAACATTGAAAAAACCTATGATTTGGACTCCGAGAAGGTGCTAAACTTATTAAGGTTCAAACGTGATACAGTAAACACTCAGTTgaaattggcaaaaaaaaagttattgttGGAGAGTCAGTTAGTTCGTAGAGATAATGACGATGTTAGCACGCAACTGGAGACTGAAACATCGAAACAAACCCTAACCATAAATGAGGCtatgattgaaaaa ATGAAACAAATCTCAAGTATTAAAGAAGCATTAGACAGATGCAAACGGGATGGAATCAAAGTGAACCCTAAACATCACGACGAAGAAGTTAGACTTGAGCTTGATATTGGCGTTGCTGAGCAGGAAGCCCAATATCTGGCCATTGAGCAAAGAGTACTTGTAAGCGAACGGGATAA AAAGcttgaagaaaatgaagaaatgaaacgaaaaaatatgtCTACTCCACCAACTGCTATTGAAAAGGATACGAAAAAAACCCCATTAAAACAGGATGGACAGATAAGGAACAGTGCTCTTAAACGATCATATTCTAGTCCAAACCTCGTGAAG TTGGAAACTCGTAATGAGTCGGCGACCCGAGGTCTTGACTGTAAAACACCGCAAGTGGACAGAACATCAAAGCCTCTGGTACAACATcaacataaaaataatattatgaaCAATACCTTTATCAACACTCAACCTCTGAGAAGGGATCGGGAACAGAGGATGAATCCAGTGTTCGGAAACATG CATCCTGGTATAACTGGACTCAAAAACCTTGGAAACTCTTGCTACATGAACAGTATAATTCAGTGCCTGAGTAACACGACTAGCTTGGCAAGATATTTCATCCACGGACTTTATACCGACGATTTaaatacaaaaaacaaaaagaccCAAGGCCAAGTTGTTGAAGAAGTCGCGCAAGTGATCAAAGCGCTTTGGTGTGGTCATTATCGAAGTATATCACCCAGGGATCTCAAG gtAGCAATTGGGCAGTACAAAATGCAGTTCGAGAGTTATGAACAACAAGATTCTCACGAATTTTTAACATTCCTGTTAGACTGGATGCATAACGATCTCAAAACG AAGGCAAAACCGGAAGTAGATCGCCTGATTAGTAACGCAGACAAGGAATGGGATAAAGCTCTGGATGGTCAAACTTCTATAATATCTCAATTGTTTTTCGGTCAACTCAGATCCACCATCAGCTGTGCTACATGTGGAAACAGCAGCACAACCTATGAAAGTTTCAACAGTCTGACATTATCTCTTCCAGACACCAATCGATGTACTCTAGAT GACTGCATAAGGAAGTATGTAAGCGGACAACGAGTTTCAGGATGGAGATGTCCAAGCTGTAAAACTGCAAGAGACGCGACAAAAAAGTTTGACTTTGTTAAACTGGCACCGATAATAGTAATTCACCTAAATAGGTTTGGCGAGACTGGTGGAtggatacaaaaaataaatactgcGGTCGATTTCCCCCTTGTTTCACTTGATCTAAGGAGTTATGTGGCATACGATTCTGGAAGTAACATTACTACGCCAAACTCTTATCAACAAACTTACAATTTGTATGCGGTTTCGAATCATTATGGAACTATGGATGGTGGCCATTACACTGCCTACTGTAACAGCGCTTCGCAAAATAA ATGGTATAAATACGATGATCATACTGTGCGAGAGGTACCGCCGAGTGAGGTGAAATCACAAACTGCAAGTGCTTACTTACTCTTCTACACATCTGTTCGAAATTCACCTTACATAGGCATGTAG